The Desulfoscipio gibsoniae DSM 7213 genome contains a region encoding:
- a CDS encoding MaoC/PaaZ C-terminal domain-containing protein, with protein MGYQLRGKTFDEFSIGEEYYTASRTITESDVATFAGLSGDYNPLHTDETFMQNSPFGTRIAHGALILSVATGLANQLGIFEGTTIAVLEMTTRFTGAVKFGDTIRLVQKIAEKKESKKADRGVVNVAIKVLNQRDESVLEGTWVIMLTRKQ; from the coding sequence ATGGGATACCAGTTACGCGGTAAAACATTTGACGAATTTAGTATAGGTGAAGAATACTACACCGCCTCACGAACCATCACCGAATCAGACGTAGCAACATTTGCCGGCTTATCAGGTGACTACAACCCCCTGCATACCGACGAAACCTTTATGCAAAACAGCCCGTTTGGTACTCGTATCGCCCACGGAGCATTAATCCTTTCCGTGGCCACCGGATTGGCTAATCAACTAGGCATATTTGAAGGAACCACCATAGCAGTACTGGAAATGACCACCCGATTTACCGGTGCCGTAAAATTTGGCGATACCATCCGGCTAGTACAAAAAATAGCCGAGAAAAAAGAAAGCAAAAAAGCCGACCGGGGCGTAGTAAATGTAGCCATAAAAGTGCTAAACCAGCGTGACGAATCAGTGCTTGAAGGAACCTGGGTAATCATGCTCACCCGCAAACAATGA
- a CDS encoding FAD-dependent oxidoreductase produces the protein MGKYTKLFTPAKINQLELKNRIIKAPQTTGMGGKDGTVTERLIKYYSEQARGGAGLVIVGYAWVDNNASKSAQCQIGIADNEFIPGLAWLAQTIQLNGAKAAIQLEHCGRQKFLGTPPIKAPSRIPWEELYTMGGAVPEELTFEEIQEIVNAFGDAARRAQWAGFDMVEVHGAHGYLITNFLSPRTNKRTDWYGGSLENRMRFLMQIIENIRRKVGESYPLSVRLSGTEYEPDGVMIEETIEVAKALEKAGVDILHISGGNHHQMAHQVTPMCLPAAHNTWAAEAVKKEVTIPVIASGSINTPDLAEEILNTGKADFVALGRPLFADPYFAEKAKEDRPEDIAPCIRCNECLERSFFKFQAVRCTVNARLGKEGQLEIVPAVRSKKVAIVGGGPAGMEAARVSTLRGHDVTLFEGNKLGGRLVEASVPDFKADIRLLNNYLITQIKKLNVKVEYREVLPEDIKNAQYDAVVIAAGAKLEKPDITGITNPIVTDCFDVLNGKVKLGQRVIVVGAGLVGIDVGLFVAEQGREVLFIMGRENPNDFLSTIDAASRSVIAQRLAELKYSLYAGKRIEAVLDNAITVVDRFGSKETLSADTVILAKGFIPQKQFAEKLKSMIDIPVISVGDCVAPRKIFDAIHEGFIAGSSIL, from the coding sequence ATGGGAAAATATACAAAGCTTTTTACTCCAGCAAAAATCAATCAACTTGAACTTAAAAATAGGATAATTAAGGCTCCCCAAACTACAGGCATGGGTGGAAAAGATGGAACAGTTACAGAGAGGTTAATCAAGTATTACAGTGAACAGGCCCGGGGGGGAGCTGGTTTAGTAATCGTTGGCTATGCTTGGGTTGATAATAATGCTAGTAAATCAGCCCAATGTCAGATTGGTATTGCGGATAATGAATTCATTCCCGGTCTTGCATGGCTAGCACAAACCATTCAGTTAAATGGTGCTAAAGCGGCTATTCAATTGGAACATTGTGGCCGTCAAAAATTTCTTGGAACACCCCCTATTAAAGCCCCGTCCAGAATACCATGGGAAGAGCTTTATACTATGGGAGGGGCTGTCCCGGAGGAATTAACTTTCGAGGAGATTCAAGAGATTGTAAATGCTTTTGGTGATGCTGCCAGGCGGGCACAATGGGCTGGTTTTGATATGGTGGAAGTACATGGGGCACATGGTTATTTAATAACTAATTTCTTATCTCCCAGAACCAATAAGCGTACAGATTGGTATGGTGGCTCACTTGAAAACCGCATGAGATTTCTTATGCAAATTATTGAGAATATTAGAAGAAAAGTTGGAGAAAGTTATCCGCTAAGTGTTAGATTAAGCGGAACTGAGTATGAACCTGATGGAGTTATGATCGAAGAAACAATTGAAGTTGCAAAAGCGTTGGAGAAAGCGGGTGTTGATATACTCCATATATCAGGTGGGAACCACCACCAGATGGCTCATCAAGTAACGCCCATGTGTTTGCCTGCAGCGCATAATACTTGGGCAGCTGAAGCCGTGAAGAAAGAAGTAACTATACCCGTTATAGCATCCGGTTCTATTAATACACCTGATCTTGCCGAGGAGATACTTAATACCGGCAAGGCAGATTTTGTAGCTCTTGGAAGGCCCTTATTTGCCGACCCATATTTTGCTGAAAAAGCTAAGGAAGATAGACCAGAAGATATTGCGCCGTGTATAAGGTGTAACGAGTGTTTGGAACGATCATTTTTTAAATTTCAGGCTGTACGATGTACCGTGAATGCAAGGTTAGGAAAAGAAGGCCAACTGGAGATAGTACCGGCAGTACGGTCCAAAAAAGTGGCAATTGTTGGTGGGGGACCGGCTGGAATGGAGGCAGCAAGAGTTTCAACCTTACGGGGGCATGATGTAACTCTTTTTGAGGGTAATAAGCTAGGTGGTAGATTGGTTGAAGCTTCAGTGCCGGATTTTAAAGCTGACATTCGCCTACTTAATAACTATTTGATTACACAGATAAAGAAGCTCAATGTGAAAGTTGAATATCGTGAGGTGCTGCCTGAAGACATTAAAAACGCCCAGTACGACGCTGTTGTTATTGCTGCCGGGGCTAAACTGGAGAAGCCGGATATAACGGGAATAACCAATCCAATTGTAACAGACTGTTTTGATGTGCTTAATGGTAAAGTAAAATTAGGCCAAAGGGTTATCGTTGTGGGAGCAGGACTTGTTGGTATAGATGTTGGACTATTTGTAGCTGAGCAGGGCAGGGAAGTTTTGTTTATCATGGGCAGGGAAAACCCAAATGATTTTCTTAGTACTATTGACGCAGCAAGTCGGTCTGTTATTGCCCAGCGCCTTGCCGAACTTAAATATAGTCTTTATGCAGGTAAACGTATTGAGGCGGTCCTTGACAATGCTATAACTGTAGTTGATAGATTTGGTTCTAAAGAAACGCTTTCAGCTGATACAGTAATATTGGCTAAGGGATTTATCCCACAAAAACAATTTGCAGAAAAACTTAAATCTATGATTGATATACCAGTTATTTCAGTTGGTGATTGTGTTGCACCACGCAAAATATTTGATGCTATTCATGAAGGCTTTATAGCTGGAAGCTCAATATTATAG
- a CDS encoding sigma 54-interacting transcriptional regulator gives MTQVSKQPARKRQILLSPKLERFLKKKLSVAVSIIDEDMELIWCNDMFRTWFGPINKFRSGCYKIHHGAESPPKGCPAVKTFLHGKVEYYIKKAFTRDGEIKDYRFTTVPIWDRYGAVAHVLEIVEPVNCSRTVEEAISSQYAEMGSAGNGTNLAIFCLDRYGTITSTNPEHLRLAQASKEKVIGLNWLDVPKSMELGLTQYLNRGLQGEPFELFNFRYSTYRGDKEIYMNIKGIPLNKTDGSLAGLLCIAEDVTAKIKILSSDNVIIGNSAKIKQVIEVIKRIAPYPYPVIIEGESGTGKELVAQEIHNNSTRTGKPFVAINAAAFQDNLLESELFGYAKGAFTGAEHEKRGLFEIANNSTFFIDEIGEMSLAMQSKLLRILETGSFRRLGDTKEIRVNIRIIAATNRNLENEVMQRKFRKDLYYRLNVFKISLPPLRDRLEDIPLLANYFLNRENMLTDNKKYFTPLALLGLQKYDWPGNVRELANIVKSLLVLSEKESIDIIDMPLPIPKDIPTGSVLKEKTLAEVVAKAEENYIIETLNKYEGNKIKVAEILGISVRSLYRKILNYNIELE, from the coding sequence ATGACACAAGTGTCAAAGCAGCCGGCAAGAAAACGCCAAATTTTATTATCACCTAAACTGGAACGCTTTCTAAAGAAAAAACTATCAGTGGCCGTATCAATTATAGACGAGGATATGGAGTTAATCTGGTGTAATGACATGTTCCGTACCTGGTTCGGACCCATAAATAAATTTCGTTCCGGTTGTTATAAAATACACCACGGGGCCGAAAGCCCACCTAAAGGTTGTCCGGCAGTTAAAACCTTTTTGCATGGGAAAGTGGAGTATTATATTAAAAAAGCTTTTACCAGAGATGGCGAAATTAAAGACTATCGGTTTACTACAGTACCCATCTGGGATCGTTACGGCGCTGTAGCCCATGTTCTGGAGATTGTGGAGCCGGTTAACTGCTCGAGAACAGTGGAAGAAGCCATTTCGAGCCAGTATGCCGAAATGGGATCGGCAGGTAATGGCACAAATCTAGCTATCTTTTGTTTGGATCGCTATGGCACTATTACCAGCACAAACCCTGAACATTTACGTCTCGCCCAGGCCAGTAAGGAAAAAGTAATCGGCCTGAACTGGCTTGATGTACCAAAATCAATGGAACTGGGTTTAACGCAATATTTGAACCGGGGACTTCAAGGCGAACCCTTCGAACTTTTCAACTTTCGCTATTCAACTTATCGGGGGGACAAAGAAATTTATATGAACATTAAAGGTATTCCCCTTAACAAAACCGATGGCTCCCTGGCTGGACTACTGTGTATTGCGGAAGATGTAACCGCAAAAATAAAAATACTTTCTTCTGATAACGTCATTATCGGCAACAGCGCAAAAATAAAACAAGTTATTGAAGTTATTAAGCGTATTGCCCCCTACCCTTACCCGGTCATTATCGAAGGTGAAAGCGGTACCGGCAAGGAGCTCGTAGCACAGGAAATACATAATAACAGCACACGAACCGGTAAACCTTTTGTCGCTATAAATGCCGCGGCTTTTCAGGACAATCTCCTGGAAAGCGAATTGTTCGGCTATGCCAAAGGCGCTTTTACAGGAGCGGAACATGAAAAACGAGGGCTTTTCGAAATAGCTAACAACAGCACATTTTTCATTGACGAAATAGGAGAAATGAGCCTGGCTATGCAGTCTAAATTGTTAAGGATTTTGGAAACCGGTTCCTTCCGCCGGTTGGGGGACACTAAGGAAATTAGGGTGAATATACGTATTATTGCCGCCACCAATCGAAATTTAGAGAATGAGGTAATGCAAAGAAAATTTAGAAAAGATTTATATTACCGACTCAACGTATTTAAAATAAGTTTACCCCCTCTGCGAGACCGCCTTGAGGACATTCCTCTGCTGGCCAATTATTTTTTAAACCGTGAAAACATGTTAACAGATAATAAGAAGTATTTTACTCCATTGGCGCTATTAGGCCTGCAAAAATATGACTGGCCCGGAAATGTACGTGAATTAGCCAACATTGTTAAAAGCTTACTAGTTCTGTCTGAAAAAGAAAGTATAGATATTATTGATATGCCATTGCCTATACCCAAAGATATTCCAACCGGTAGTGTTTTAAAAGAAAAAACCTTGGCTGAAGTAGTAGCAAAAGCCGAAGAAAATTATATAATAGAAACACTTAATAAATATGAGGGCAATAAAATAAAAGTAGCGGAAATCCTAGGTATAAGTGTACGTAGTCTATACCGAAAGATTCTAAATTATAATATTGAACTCGAATAA
- a CDS encoding acyl-CoA mutase large subunit family protein, whose product MKNNNSIYSTYLEGEKLGRIETPSGIPIKDVYFPAHINNLNYDNDLGKPGEFPFTRGVYPNMYRGRFWTRRFQVGFGTPQETNERLKFLFKEGQTGFTMTIDLPTSYGFDSDDPISEGEVGVTGVAISTVEDLEAIFNGFSPDQVSCSLSIRPPVSAVTLSMLAVLADRRGIPYKNIIGTQQNDPFYQMSGGPLQTTTQFFPLDGIIRLNQDIIEFMAKNFPKLNWMVTNAYNLRETGITAVQEGAFALSHAFNIFELAVSRGLNVDEFAPRASFFCSCGIDFFEEIAKFRAMRRIYARTMKERFGAKNERSWKFRSSVQTAGNSLTTQQPFNNVIRTTMEALASIFGGLQSIQVASYDEGLGLPTEESSRIALRVQQIIGYETGVTQTVDPLAGSYYLESLTKEMEENILELMEKVESRGGMIECIRSGWLENEILRARVKNQREIENDEKVLVGVNKFKVEEEPEIKIHSIRSDEWGAARAAYLKEYRANREQKRVAETLKNVELNMKTSKNMISIIMEALKARATMGEIHQAMRDATGFKIQL is encoded by the coding sequence TTGAAAAACAACAATTCAATTTACAGTACCTATTTGGAAGGGGAAAAGTTAGGGAGGATAGAAACACCGTCGGGCATACCTATTAAGGATGTTTATTTTCCCGCACATATTAACAACCTGAACTATGACAATGATCTTGGTAAGCCAGGTGAGTTCCCGTTTACCCGGGGAGTTTACCCCAACATGTATCGCGGCAGGTTCTGGACCAGGCGGTTTCAGGTAGGGTTTGGTACACCACAAGAAACCAACGAGCGCCTTAAGTTTTTATTTAAAGAGGGGCAAACCGGCTTTACTATGACTATTGATTTACCTACTTCATATGGCTTTGATTCAGATGACCCCATTTCCGAAGGCGAGGTTGGAGTTACTGGAGTAGCAATTTCCACGGTTGAGGATTTGGAGGCTATTTTTAATGGTTTTTCACCGGATCAGGTTAGTTGTTCCCTATCTATTCGCCCGCCGGTATCAGCGGTTACCCTTTCTATGCTAGCAGTCTTGGCGGATCGGCGAGGTATTCCTTATAAAAATATTATTGGTACCCAGCAAAACGATCCATTTTACCAGATGAGCGGGGGACCGTTGCAAACAACTACTCAATTTTTTCCGTTAGACGGTATCATTCGCTTAAACCAGGATATCATTGAATTTATGGCCAAGAATTTCCCCAAACTGAACTGGATGGTGACAAATGCCTATAACCTTAGGGAAACTGGTATTACTGCCGTTCAAGAAGGGGCTTTTGCTCTGTCCCATGCTTTTAATATTTTTGAACTGGCCGTTAGTAGGGGTTTGAATGTCGATGAATTTGCGCCGAGGGCATCTTTCTTCTGCTCATGCGGTATTGACTTTTTTGAAGAAATCGCCAAGTTCCGGGCAATGCGAAGAATTTACGCCCGAACCATGAAGGAACGTTTCGGGGCTAAAAATGAGCGTTCCTGGAAATTCCGTTCCTCCGTGCAAACTGCCGGAAATTCTCTAACAACCCAACAGCCCTTTAATAATGTAATTCGGACCACGATGGAGGCATTGGCAAGTATCTTCGGTGGGCTTCAGTCCATCCAAGTAGCTTCGTATGATGAGGGGTTAGGCCTTCCCACAGAGGAATCTTCACGTATAGCCCTTCGGGTTCAGCAGATTATAGGCTATGAAACCGGGGTCACCCAAACCGTGGATCCGCTGGCCGGGTCATATTACCTGGAAAGTTTAACGAAAGAAATGGAGGAAAATATCTTAGAACTTATGGAGAAGGTTGAATCCAGGGGTGGGATGATCGAATGCATCAGATCCGGATGGCTGGAGAATGAAATATTACGGGCTAGAGTTAAAAACCAACGTGAAATCGAGAACGATGAAAAGGTCTTGGTAGGGGTAAACAAATTCAAGGTGGAAGAGGAACCTGAAATAAAGATTCATTCCATTCGCTCAGATGAATGGGGAGCGGCCAGGGCAGCTTATCTAAAAGAGTATCGGGCAAACCGTGAACAAAAACGGGTGGCGGAAACGTTAAAAAATGTTGAGTTAAACATGAAGACCAGCAAGAACATGATTTCTATTATCATGGAAGCGTTGAAAGCCCGGGCTACCATGGGGGAAATCCATCAGGCCATGCGTGATGCAACGGGGTTTAAAATTCAACTATAA
- a CDS encoding cobalamin B12-binding domain-containing protein: MKKYKKILLAKMGLDCHDTGIVTMAQLLRDAGFEVIYLGLHNTPEKVLRIAQDEDVSVIGISFLSGQHLVQMKKLMDLINQSQDKFIVLAGGVIPKEDIPKLLNLGVARVFGPGTMSSEIAGFIQGTL, from the coding sequence TTGAAAAAATATAAAAAAATACTATTGGCAAAAATGGGGCTTGATTGCCATGATACGGGTATTGTTACTATGGCCCAACTTCTCCGCGATGCCGGTTTTGAGGTGATTTATCTTGGATTGCATAATACTCCCGAAAAGGTATTGCGGATAGCTCAGGATGAGGATGTTAGTGTTATTGGAATAAGTTTCTTATCCGGGCAACATTTAGTTCAAATGAAAAAATTAATGGATTTAATAAACCAATCTCAGGATAAATTTATTGTTCTGGCAGGTGGAGTAATCCCTAAGGAGGATATTCCTAAATTGCTTAATCTGGGAGTGGCCAGAGTTTTTGGCCCCGGTACAATGAGTAGTGAGATAGCTGGTTTTATCCAGGGTACCTTGTGA